Proteins encoded in a region of the Ignavibacteriales bacterium genome:
- a CDS encoding PAS domain S-box protein has translation MQKFFDDDLSADYISTPAGQLLDCNKAFLNIFGFKSKQEALASPIEKLYPLPSERNRFIEFIKKHKKIENFERELVSFDGRIIYTFESAIAEFNNANELIRIRGYIVDITKRKIAEVELTKLSRAVEQSPASVVITNQNGDIEYVNKKFCEVTGYSMVEVLGKNPNILKSGYHDKAFYENFWNKILSGKEYQGEMRNKKKNGELYWESALISPLLNSEGDITHFVAVKEDITEKKMMVEELITAIEKSESANKLKDAFIANMSHEIRTPLNGILGLSEIIRDMYAGHIQEEDKELFAGIEHSSKRIIRTIDMILNYSRMQTGDFPVAHRKIELSSICDNLVKEFFNSSKSKSLKFSFENRCSKSTSIFADEYSITHAVSNLIDNAIKYTNKGFVEVILYNGEDDEILLDVKDSGIGISEDYIQHIFEPYQQEQMGYGRAYEGIGLGLPMVKKFLLLNNATISVNSTKEKGTIFTVNFGKPIYQHDEKMTEEKIIKNIPIPEGKNMPLVLIVEDDKINQSTIKRFIERSYLAIITDSSNEAIELLKNTKVDIILMDFSIKGDMNGLELTKVLKASKEYSKIPVIALTAHAFESDRANAMNAGCDEYLAKPFSRNALLDTIGKFVL, from the coding sequence TTGCAAAAGTTTTTCGATGATGATTTATCTGCAGATTATATTTCTACCCCTGCCGGGCAGTTATTAGACTGCAACAAAGCATTTCTAAATATATTTGGTTTTAAATCCAAACAAGAAGCTCTTGCCTCTCCTATTGAAAAACTATATCCGCTTCCATCTGAGAGAAACCGGTTTATTGAGTTTATTAAAAAGCATAAAAAAATTGAAAACTTTGAGAGAGAACTTGTTTCATTTGACGGCAGAATTATTTATACGTTTGAAAGCGCTATTGCTGAGTTTAATAATGCAAACGAATTGATCCGGATAAGAGGATACATAGTTGATATCACAAAAAGAAAAATAGCAGAAGTAGAATTAACAAAACTATCAAGAGCCGTTGAGCAAAGTCCGGCTTCGGTTGTAATAACAAATCAAAACGGCGATATAGAATATGTGAATAAAAAGTTTTGTGAGGTAACAGGCTATTCCATGGTAGAAGTTCTTGGTAAAAATCCGAACATTCTAAAATCCGGTTATCACGATAAAGCATTCTACGAAAATTTCTGGAACAAAATTTTATCTGGTAAAGAATATCAAGGTGAAATGCGCAACAAAAAGAAAAATGGAGAATTATACTGGGAGTCAGCTCTCATATCACCTTTACTAAATTCAGAAGGAGATATAACACACTTTGTAGCAGTGAAAGAAGATATAACAGAAAAGAAAATGATGGTAGAGGAATTAATTACCGCGATAGAAAAATCTGAGTCAGCCAACAAATTAAAAGATGCTTTTATCGCCAATATGTCCCACGAAATCAGAACACCGTTAAATGGAATTTTAGGGTTATCGGAAATAATAAGGGATATGTATGCCGGGCATATTCAAGAGGAAGATAAAGAATTATTTGCAGGCATTGAGCATTCAAGCAAACGAATAATCAGAACAATTGATATGATATTAAATTATTCGCGTATGCAAACCGGCGATTTTCCGGTTGCACACAGAAAAATTGAACTTTCTTCGATATGTGATAATTTAGTCAAAGAATTTTTCAACTCCTCAAAAAGTAAATCACTTAAATTTTCTTTCGAAAACAGATGCAGTAAATCAACTTCAATATTCGCCGATGAGTACTCCATCACCCATGCAGTTTCCAACTTGATAGATAATGCAATAAAATATACTAATAAAGGTTTTGTCGAAGTTATTCTTTATAACGGAGAAGATGATGAAATTTTACTCGATGTAAAAGACAGCGGCATTGGAATAAGCGAGGATTACATTCAGCATATCTTCGAGCCATATCAGCAGGAGCAAATGGGATATGGTCGTGCCTATGAAGGGATCGGGCTTGGGCTTCCAATGGTAAAGAAATTTTTACTTTTGAACAATGCAACCATTTCCGTAAATAGCACAAAAGAAAAAGGGACAATTTTTACAGTCAATTTTGGAAAACCCATTTATCAGCATGATGAAAAAATGACGGAAGAAAAAATTATAAAAAATATCCCCATACCGGAAGGAAAAAACATGCCTTTAGTTCTGATTGTTGAAGATGATAAAATCAACCAATCTACAATTAAAAGATTTATTGAAAGAAGTTATCTTGCAATTATCACTGATTCCTCCAACGAAGCAATTGAATTATTAAAGAATACTAAAGTTGATATTATTTTAATGGATTTTTCAATTAAAGGAGACATGAATGGATTGGAATTAACAAAAGTATTAAAAGCATCAAAAGAATATTCTAAGATACCGGTAATTGCTTTAACGGCTCACGCATTTGAAAGCGATAGAGCGAATGCAATGAATGCCGGCTGTGATGAATATTTAGCAAAACCTTTTTCAAGAAATGCACTGCTTGACACAATTGGCAAGTTCGTTTTATAA
- a CDS encoding response regulator, whose product MTDSNIQSKKILIVEDNEVNSKIMEFQLGKYYLIDIAKDGEEAIELFSKNNYNLILMDINLGAGLNGIEVMKIIRESDKGKNTPVIAITAYANFGNKESFLNAGFDNYILKPYHSDDLLRSVMDTINIYSD is encoded by the coding sequence ATGACAGATTCAAATATTCAATCAAAAAAAATCCTTATTGTCGAAGACAATGAAGTAAATAGCAAAATAATGGAATTTCAACTTGGGAAGTATTATTTAATTGATATCGCAAAAGATGGAGAAGAGGCTATCGAATTGTTTTCGAAAAATAATTATAATCTTATTCTTATGGACATAAATCTTGGTGCCGGACTAAACGGGATCGAGGTTATGAAAATAATTCGGGAATCCGATAAAGGTAAAAATACCCCGGTCATTGCAATCACTGCCTATGCTAATTTCGGCAACAAAGAATCTTTTCTAAATGCTGGCTTTGATAACTACATATTAAAGCCTTATCACTCGGATGACCTGTTAAGAAGCGTAATGGATACAATTAATATTTACAGCGATTAA
- a CDS encoding VOC family protein, translating to MTNQIYPCLWFNGQAKAAAEFYCSIFNNSKITSYNKVVVTFELNGTKFMALNGGSMFEINPSISFFVICGSMSETNRMWDKLIDGGKALMPIDKYPWSERYGWLQDKFGVTWQLSISSNEDTNLKISPSMLFTNELFGSAEKAINNYTSVFDNSSIDVMIHYPPEDANAGKVMFSEFKLNKCNMIAMDGPGDHDYYFNEAVSFVVECDTQDEIDEYWELLTDGGEESMCGWLTDKFGVSWQIVPTILPKLMSDPEKAPGVMKALMSMKNWILMR from the coding sequence ATGACAAATCAAATTTATCCTTGCTTATGGTTTAACGGACAAGCCAAAGCCGCAGCAGAATTTTACTGCTCCATTTTCAATAATTCCAAAATAACTTCTTACAATAAGGTGGTTGTTACTTTTGAATTAAACGGAACAAAATTTATGGCGCTTAATGGAGGATCAATGTTTGAGATTAATCCATCTATTTCTTTTTTTGTAATCTGCGGATCAATGAGTGAAACCAATAGAATGTGGGATAAACTAATTGATGGAGGTAAAGCATTAATGCCAATTGATAAATATCCATGGAGCGAGAGATACGGCTGGCTTCAGGATAAGTTTGGTGTAACATGGCAGTTGTCTATTTCAAGTAATGAAGATACAAATCTAAAAATATCTCCATCAATGTTATTCACCAACGAATTGTTTGGAAGTGCAGAAAAGGCTATTAATAATTACACTTCTGTTTTTGATAATTCCTCGATAGATGTGATGATCCATTATCCGCCGGAAGATGCTAATGCCGGCAAGGTGATGTTTTCAGAATTCAAATTGAATAAGTGCAACATGATTGCAATGGATGGTCCGGGAGATCATGATTATTACTTCAACGAAGCTGTTTCCTTTGTTGTCGAATGTGATACGCAGGATGAAATTGATGAATACTGGGAATTACTAACGGATGGGGGAGAAGAAAGTATGTGCGGATGGCTGACAGATAAATTCGGCGTTTCGTGGCAGATTGTTCCAACTATACTTCCAAAATTAATGAGCGATCCGGAAAAGGCACCGGGAGTTATGAAAGCGCTGATGAGCATGAAAAACTGGATATTGATGCGCTAA
- a CDS encoding GNAT family N-acetyltransferase → MHTENIIVSKAKLAELNELLIVAAKTFYDTFSEVNTEEDMKMYLAEHFTFEKLSSEFNNPYSEFYIATLNDRIIGYLKINFGQAQTETIQNNTIEIERIYVLKEFQGHKVGNLLLDKAFEAAKQKKINFVWLGVWEKNVKAISFYKKNGFTESGKHLFKLGTEEQTDIIMKKKLETSNATAA, encoded by the coding sequence ATGCACACCGAAAACATAATAGTATCTAAAGCAAAACTTGCAGAACTTAATGAGCTTTTGATTGTTGCAGCAAAAACATTTTACGATACCTTCTCAGAGGTAAATACTGAAGAAGATATGAAAATGTATTTGGCTGAACATTTTACTTTTGAAAAATTATCATCTGAATTTAATAACCCATATTCTGAATTTTATATTGCGACTTTAAACGACAGGATAATCGGTTATCTGAAAATAAATTTTGGACAGGCTCAAACTGAAACTATTCAGAATAACACAATCGAAATTGAACGTATATATGTTCTGAAAGAATTTCAGGGACACAAAGTTGGTAATCTTCTGCTCGATAAAGCCTTCGAAGCAGCAAAGCAAAAGAAGATAAATTTTGTATGGCTTGGTGTCTGGGAAAAAAATGTAAAGGCAATTAGTTTTTATAAGAAGAATGGTTTTACTGAATCTGGGAAACATTTATTCAAATTAGGAACCGAAGAACAAACAGATATAATTATGAAAAAAAAATTAGAGACCTCTAATGCCACTGCCGCATAA
- the tnpA gene encoding IS200/IS605 family transposase, producing the protein MHFIWETLDHQKVLSKETRLKISEYLFKYAKEKNIYMENNFVNSDHVHTLIDLPTNLSVEECIKLLKGSSSHYINQQRMTGQKFQWGIGYGAFSVSPTRVSAVIKYIKNQEEHHRLKSYAEEYQLFLKKYGVSING; encoded by the coding sequence ATACACTTTATTTGGGAAACACTTGATCATCAGAAAGTACTAAGCAAAGAAACGAGGCTAAAAATTTCCGAATATCTTTTTAAATATGCTAAGGAGAAGAACATTTATATGGAGAATAATTTCGTTAATAGTGATCACGTTCATACTTTAATAGACCTACCTACAAACCTATCCGTTGAAGAGTGTATAAAATTGTTAAAAGGATCTTCTTCACATTATATAAATCAGCAAAGAATGACGGGACAAAAATTTCAATGGGGAATAGGTTATGGTGCGTTCTCTGTCTCACCTACAAGGGTTAGTGCGGTGATAAAATACATCAAAAATCAGGAAGAACATCATCGCCTTAAAAGTTATGCGGAAGAGTATCAATTATTTCTAAAAAAATACGGCGTTTCAATAAACGGTTAA
- a CDS encoding RNA-directed DNA polymerase, with protein MPSKVLQHIPLKLNLHEIKYLTTPLKTTESRLLKIISIKSKIVKEKKIPKKNSDEFRILNYPVGEFKLILKRLHKFLMSRSKFPKSVCGGIVDKNLYDMVKSHCGREGIYQIDLKDFFPNINSDRVYSFFKNSGRSERISQILTDLVIYDKRLPQGFPTSPIVANLIAWKMDYDLQSICNNHKLNYSRWIDDVLISGRISELNKAIYKIDKSILKNGFYINNKKKRLLKRKNSKEIVSVGLDLKRHKPDVPIKVYEKLEYILQVLITEGVEFARDFFEEEFKLKDIQKSLIGKIRFIEEYNKAKGNFLSNLYIQINWGKGIG; from the coding sequence ATGCCTAGTAAAGTATTACAACACATTCCTCTAAAACTTAATTTACATGAAATTAAGTATCTTACGACCCCACTTAAAACCACTGAATCAAGATTATTAAAGATTATCTCCATCAAATCTAAAATTGTTAAAGAAAAAAAAATACCCAAAAAGAATTCAGATGAATTTCGAATACTCAATTACCCAGTTGGCGAGTTTAAATTAATCTTAAAAAGATTGCATAAATTTCTAATGTCACGGTCGAAATTTCCCAAAAGTGTTTGTGGTGGTATAGTAGATAAAAATCTTTATGATATGGTTAAATCTCATTGCGGTAGGGAAGGGATATATCAAATTGATTTGAAAGATTTTTTCCCTAATATTAATTCCGATAGGGTATATTCTTTTTTTAAAAATTCAGGACGTTCAGAAAGAATATCTCAAATTCTTACAGATTTAGTGATTTATGATAAAAGACTACCTCAAGGGTTTCCAACTAGTCCAATTGTTGCTAATCTAATTGCTTGGAAAATGGATTATGACCTTCAATCAATATGCAATAACCATAAACTAAATTATTCAAGGTGGATTGACGACGTTTTAATATCTGGTAGGATTTCAGAATTAAATAAAGCTATTTATAAAATAGACAAATCAATTCTTAAGAATGGATTCTATATTAATAATAAAAAGAAAAGATTATTAAAGAGAAAGAATAGTAAAGAAATTGTATCGGTTGGTTTAGATTTAAAAAGACATAAGCCAGATGTTCCGATAAAAGTTTACGAAAAGTTGGAATATATTTTACAAGTGTTAATAACTGAGGGAGTTGAATTTGCTCGTGATTTTTTTGAAGAAGAATTTAAACTAAAAGATATTCAAAAATCATTAATTGGTAAGATACGGTTTATTGAAGAATATAATAAAGCAAAAGGTAACTTTCTTAGTAACTTATATATTCAGATTAATTGGGGTAAGGGCATTGGATAG
- a CDS encoding helix-turn-helix transcriptional regulator translates to MELLSELGTRIKLIRVYSGIKQKNLALDLDVPASLLSMYEQGKREPSLTFLHSFCNRFDMTLSQLFIFQNTNRESNANKDFKNIMSELNSVLRDFERDKLKLIDA, encoded by the coding sequence ATGGAACTTCTAAGCGAATTGGGTACAAGAATTAAGTTGATTCGGGTGTATAGTGGAATCAAACAAAAAAATCTTGCATTAGATTTAGATGTCCCTGCCTCATTACTTTCAATGTATGAACAGGGAAAAAGAGAACCCTCACTTACTTTTCTTCATTCATTTTGTAATCGATTTGATATGACATTGTCACAACTGTTTATTTTTCAAAATACAAATCGCGAAAGCAACGCCAACAAGGACTTTAAAAACATCATGAGTGAATTAAATTCAGTATTGAGAGATTTTGAAAGAGACAAGCTAAAATTGATAGATGCCTAG
- a CDS encoding VOC family protein yields MKNAINWFEIPVKNFNRAKAFYETLFGAEIQEMAHREMKYGFLPCDMQNGGVGGGIVEGEGFEPSMTGSLVYLNGGDDLSVPLSKVEAAGGKILMPKTSIGENGFMAHFSDTEGNRIALHSMK; encoded by the coding sequence ATGAAAAATGCAATCAACTGGTTTGAAATTCCAGTAAAAAATTTCAACAGAGCAAAAGCGTTTTATGAAACACTTTTCGGTGCAGAGATTCAGGAAATGGCTCACCGCGAAATGAAGTATGGCTTCCTTCCCTGCGACATGCAAAATGGCGGGGTTGGGGGTGGAATCGTGGAAGGTGAAGGATTTGAACCATCAATGACCGGCTCATTAGTTTATCTGAATGGCGGTGATGATTTAAGCGTGCCGCTTTCAAAGGTAGAGGCAGCAGGCGGTAAAATTCTTATGCCTAAAACTTCAATTGGCGAAAATGGTTTTATGGCTCACTTCTCCGATACCGAAGGCAACAGAATAGCACTTCACTCAATGAAATAA
- a CDS encoding DUF1801 domain-containing protein produces MNNIFKNTDDYIKSFPKDVRHRLEQIRAIIKHTAPDAEESISYGMPAYKLNGKPLVYFAAFKNHIGFYATPSGHSEFAKELSKYKQGKGSVRFPLDKPLPLGLITKIVKFRAKENLQKQK; encoded by the coding sequence CTGAATAATATTTTCAAAAACACAGACGATTACATAAAAAGTTTCCCGAAAGACGTTCGGCACCGACTCGAACAAATCCGTGCGATAATAAAACACACAGCGCCGGATGCAGAGGAATCTATAAGTTATGGTATGCCTGCCTATAAATTAAACGGCAAGCCATTGGTATATTTTGCCGCATTCAAAAACCATATTGGCTTTTATGCTACACCATCAGGACATTCAGAATTTGCGAAGGAACTTTCAAAATATAAACAGGGAAAAGGTTCGGTTCGGTTTCCACTTGATAAACCCCTGCCATTGGGACTGATAACCAAAATTGTTAAATTCAGAGCGAAGGAAAATTTGCAAAAACAAAAATGA
- a CDS encoding methyltransferase domain-containing protein — MIYTQTNTVRDPNTLKSGYRNSLYDESIEKNSLTSRKDKVKEHFSNKTEYWDSLYDETNGKQSFTKFELKKRKEIVFDFISRLPFKPNQTALDIGCGAGHYLVNLSNIGYSTVGADNSEEMLLTSKNNLAKASFQETKLINADCYNIPFPSDHFNLIISIGVLEYLSKETKALGEMHRLIKPDGNIMVTFPNVYKLRNLINPYYYLIRVWSYLFGKKGAQYRSDIAADKQAKIDFGKSTVTRYSFKKVRKLIESSGYRINEYRGYCFGPFALWQKSFFSLERSIKISEFIEGLQRFRIFGFLSFFANRWVLWIQPINSPGLNHSINKQVIDNETKQQ, encoded by the coding sequence ATGATATACACTCAAACGAATACAGTCAGAGACCCAAACACTCTAAAATCAGGATACCGAAATTCTCTTTATGATGAATCAATAGAAAAAAATTCTTTAACAAGTAGAAAGGACAAAGTTAAAGAACATTTCTCCAACAAAACGGAATACTGGGATTCTCTTTATGATGAAACAAACGGCAAGCAATCATTTACAAAATTTGAACTTAAAAAAAGGAAAGAAATAGTTTTTGATTTTATTTCCAGACTGCCGTTCAAGCCAAATCAAACTGCTTTAGATATAGGATGCGGAGCGGGGCATTACCTTGTGAATTTATCTAACATTGGGTATAGCACGGTGGGTGCAGATAATTCTGAAGAAATGCTTTTAACTTCTAAAAATAATTTAGCCAAAGCTTCCTTTCAAGAAACAAAATTGATTAATGCCGATTGTTATAATATTCCTTTTCCATCAGATCATTTCAATTTAATTATTAGCATCGGTGTACTTGAATATCTAAGCAAAGAAACTAAAGCGCTCGGAGAGATGCATAGGTTAATCAAACCTGATGGAAATATAATGGTAACTTTTCCAAATGTTTATAAGTTAAGAAATCTTATAAATCCATATTACTATTTAATCAGAGTATGGAGTTATTTGTTCGGGAAAAAAGGAGCTCAATACAGATCAGATATCGCTGCAGATAAGCAGGCAAAAATAGATTTTGGTAAATCTACAGTTACAAGATATAGTTTTAAGAAAGTAAGAAAGCTTATAGAATCTTCCGGGTACAGAATAAATGAATATCGGGGATATTGTTTTGGTCCTTTTGCACTGTGGCAGAAAAGTTTTTTTTCACTCGAGAGATCTATTAAGATCAGTGAATTCATAGAAGGCTTACAACGGTTTAGGATATTTGGCTTCTTAAGTTTTTTTGCAAATCGCTGGGTTTTATGGATCCAGCCAATAAATTCACCAGGCTTGAATCATTCGATTAATAAACAGGTGATTGATAATGAAACAAAACAACAATAA
- a CDS encoding ATP-grasp domain-containing protein, whose translation MKQNNNNLPVLILSGHAIALGVIRSLGSKGVPVYVVSYDTKDMAYKSKFIQQHFVLPHPEKNAEEFIAGLLRIHDKIGKALVFPADDPTLVALSKNIDLLKAKFIIASQDWSIISKVINKDMTYAVAEKVGVPFPKTLSLDETITITEDLIKEFRFPCLVKPVQSHIYFDIFKSKMAIVNNIEELKNQFEQCKKYSLDVTLQEIIEGDITQGLNFNSLIYNGKIKQGFTAYKVRMTDNGYGIPVIVRSREMIKELWDYSEKLLSEMGYEGYSNVEFKYDKRDGLYKLLEVNGRYNRSSLLSAESGINFPWIQYNYIINGIDFKQNDYEKGFYYVDEFKDFQEKIKKLLSGKENLLRFLKTYFSKKVFAIFYSKDMKPFYKHFADGLKLLFDFNRIL comes from the coding sequence ATGAAACAAAACAACAATAATCTTCCGGTATTAATTCTTTCCGGTCATGCCATTGCATTGGGAGTAATTCGCTCCCTTGGGTCAAAAGGTGTGCCTGTGTACGTCGTCAGTTATGATACAAAAGATATGGCGTATAAATCAAAATTTATACAGCAGCATTTTGTTCTACCCCATCCTGAAAAAAATGCTGAAGAATTTATTGCGGGATTATTAAGGATACATGACAAAATCGGTAAGGCGTTAGTTTTTCCCGCAGATGATCCTACTTTAGTAGCGCTTTCAAAAAATATAGATTTATTAAAAGCAAAATTTATTATAGCGAGCCAGGATTGGTCTATCATAAGCAAGGTAATTAACAAAGACATGACTTACGCTGTTGCTGAGAAAGTTGGTGTACCATTTCCAAAAACACTTTCGTTGGATGAAACTATCACAATTACAGAGGATTTAATAAAAGAATTTCGATTCCCCTGTTTAGTTAAGCCTGTCCAGAGCCACATTTATTTTGATATCTTTAAATCTAAAATGGCTATAGTAAATAATATTGAAGAGTTAAAAAATCAGTTTGAGCAATGTAAAAAATATAGCTTAGACGTTACGTTACAGGAAATTATAGAAGGAGATATCACCCAGGGGTTAAACTTCAACTCGTTGATTTACAACGGCAAGATTAAGCAAGGATTTACTGCTTATAAAGTCAGGATGACCGACAATGGCTATGGAATTCCCGTTATTGTTCGCAGCCGTGAAATGATAAAGGAATTGTGGGATTACTCCGAAAAATTACTATCTGAAATGGGATATGAAGGTTATTCAAATGTCGAATTTAAATATGATAAAAGGGATGGGTTATATAAATTACTTGAAGTGAATGGCAGATATAACAGGTCATCACTGCTATCGGCGGAATCCGGAATAAATTTCCCCTGGATTCAATACAATTATATTATTAATGGTATAGACTTTAAGCAAAATGATTACGAAAAAGGTTTTTACTATGTGGATGAGTTTAAGGATTTTCAAGAAAAAATAAAAAAACTTTTAAGTGGTAAAGAAAATTTGTTGAGATTTCTAAAAACTTATTTCTCGAAAAAAGTCTTCGCAATTTTTTATTCAAAAGATATGAAGCCTTTTTATAAGCATTTCGCGGATGGCTTAAAGTTATTATTTGATTTCAACAGAATTTTATAA
- a CDS encoding class I SAM-dependent methyltransferase, producing MELITEIEQSELLKTDKKNPAIGLEEERLKHISDIEDFDMFHERHRIFPAIFETRNHKKIIDVSAGIGAAANRVNKYYKADLLCNELAPKCLESLNKLGLKTTSFDLDDTSKPYPLKDGEFDAVISLATIEHLYNIDNFFHEARRILKDDGYIYISVPNYNGLSYLIPLIFKGKNFHEPLNPKDSYEFYAHLRYFTHLSLIKYISSFGFTAEAVYLGKPEMGTRYLKFKSKHKVGAAIYKALMLTMYSVLSPRWASEPVICFKKRNDSKLVLNPRKKIL from the coding sequence ATGGAATTGATTACAGAAATTGAACAAAGTGAGTTACTAAAAACTGATAAAAAAAATCCTGCTATCGGTCTTGAAGAAGAACGATTGAAACATATCTCTGATATTGAAGATTTTGATATGTTTCATGAGAGACACCGAATTTTCCCCGCAATATTTGAAACCAGAAATCATAAAAAAATTATTGATGTTTCAGCAGGGATCGGTGCTGCCGCAAACAGAGTGAATAAATATTACAAGGCTGATCTTTTATGCAATGAGTTAGCACCCAAATGTTTAGAGTCACTAAATAAATTAGGATTAAAAACAACATCCTTTGATCTTGATGATACTTCCAAACCGTATCCATTAAAAGATGGTGAATTTGATGCGGTAATTTCACTCGCCACAATAGAACATCTTTATAACATTGATAACTTTTTCCATGAAGCGAGAAGAATACTTAAAGATGATGGGTACATCTATATTTCAGTTCCGAACTATAATGGGTTAAGTTACCTTATCCCACTTATATTTAAAGGAAAGAATTTTCACGAACCATTAAATCCTAAAGACAGTTATGAATTTTATGCTCATCTCAGATATTTCACTCATTTGAGCCTCATTAAATATATCAGTTCATTCGGATTTACTGCAGAGGCTGTTTATCTTGGTAAACCTGAAATGGGAACCCGTTACTTAAAATTCAAATCAAAACACAAAGTTGGCGCTGCAATTTATAAGGCGTTGATGCTTACCATGTATTCTGTTTTGTCGCCTCGCTGGGCGTCCGAACCGGTCATCTGTTTTAAGAAAAGAAATGACTCAAAATTAGTTCTTAATCCGCGTAAAAAAATATTGTAA
- a CDS encoding glycosyltransferase family 4 protein: MIHNKARKNVLMVVHSRLPADVRVRREAEALVSENYNVDIICLNQTDRPKKETINGVNIYRVNMLRERPSKYKYALRYINFFLRAFFIANKLSLKNKYSFVHVHNMPDFLVFVPMIQKLWSAKIILDLHDPTPEVFMAKYYDGHDSLGIKFLKFQEKISIKFADKIITTNISFLETFVSRGCPEEKITIVMNSPQNTVFKIGTIDSDNSIRSDKFIIMYHGTLVERHGLDTALEAIGILRHTIPNLEFWVFGEGDYTKTFLNKVKDLDLQDIVKYSGLVSLEQISATIPKISVGIIPNKISPFTNINFPTRIFEYLFYNKPTIVPRTRGIKDYFDENSIFFFESGNAKSLCEMILNIYSYPKDAAAIITAGVKVYHQYTWEKQRQNLLNVYNSLRKG, from the coding sequence ATGATTCATAACAAAGCACGTAAAAATGTATTAATGGTAGTGCATTCCCGCCTCCCCGCCGATGTAAGAGTTAGAAGGGAGGCTGAAGCCTTAGTAAGTGAAAATTATAATGTCGATATCATTTGCTTAAACCAAACTGATCGCCCTAAAAAGGAAACCATAAATGGTGTAAATATATATAGGGTCAACATGCTGCGAGAAAGACCATCCAAATATAAATATGCGCTTAGGTATATTAATTTTTTTCTTAGAGCTTTTTTCATAGCAAATAAATTATCGTTAAAAAATAAATATTCTTTTGTTCATGTTCATAATATGCCGGACTTCCTGGTATTTGTTCCGATGATTCAGAAATTATGGAGTGCAAAAATAATTCTTGATCTTCACGACCCCACCCCCGAAGTTTTTATGGCGAAATACTATGATGGGCATGACAGCTTAGGCATAAAGTTTTTAAAATTCCAGGAAAAGATCAGTATAAAATTTGCCGATAAAATAATTACTACAAACATTTCATTTTTAGAGACTTTTGTATCAAGGGGGTGTCCTGAAGAGAAGATTACCATTGTTATGAACTCACCTCAGAATACTGTTTTTAAAATTGGTACTATTGATAGCGATAATTCTATTCGAAGTGACAAATTTATAATTATGTATCACGGTACACTGGTTGAGCGTCATGGTCTCGATACCGCTTTAGAAGCCATAGGCATATTAAGACACACTATCCCAAATTTAGAGTTCTGGGTGTTTGGGGAGGGGGATTATACAAAAACTTTTTTAAATAAAGTTAAGGATTTAGATTTGCAGGATATCGTTAAGTATTCAGGATTAGTTAGTCTTGAACAAATATCAGCAACTATACCTAAAATATCAGTCGGAATAATTCCGAACAAAATCAGTCCATTTACAAATATTAATTTTCCAACAAGAATATTTGAATATCTTTTTTATAACAAACCAACGATTGTTCCAAGAACCAGAGGGATAAAAGATTACTTTGATGAAAATTCTATTTTCTTTTTTGAATCTGGTAATGCCAAAAGTCTTTGTGAAATGATTCTAAATATTTACTCCTATCCGAAAGATGCAGCTGCTATTATAACTGCGGGCGTTAAAGTGTATCATCAATATACCTGGGAAAAACAGAGACAAAATTTATTAAACGTTTATAACTCACTCAGAAAAGGATAG